The following proteins come from a genomic window of Leptospira neocaledonica:
- a CDS encoding 2-isopropylmalate synthase: MNSNLDFVRIFDTTLRDGEQCPGAAMSENEKIEIALQLAKMNVDVIEAGFPVSSPVQFQAVQRISREIEGPIIAALARAVRPDLEAAAKAIIPAKKRRIHTFIASSPIHMKFKLGKDASEVLKMAVEAVKICRDHVDDVEFSPEDATRSEPEFLRELCEAVIEAGATTINIPDTVGYTTPYEYGELFKFLIQNVKGSEKAIFSAHCHNDLGLATSNSLAAIQNGARQVECTVNGIGERAGNTAMEEVVMALRTRKDKFGIQTRIQTEEIAKASYLVKTITGMVVQPNKAVVGANAFAHESGIHQDGVLKNRETYEIMTPESVGIQSNRMVLGRHSGRAGFKDRIVRLGFSPHPEELEAAYQRFLEIADRKKEIFDEDIRALFADESRKSSNDKYVLESFHVTTGTKSTPTASIRLSIEGNHKEESATGDGPVDSIFKAIQKATISDVELIKLVISPVTEGQDALAEASVTLEKHGERVVGKASSTDIIEACSQAYISALNRFSIN; this comes from the coding sequence ATGAACTCAAATTTGGATTTTGTTCGGATTTTCGATACCACTCTCCGAGACGGAGAACAATGCCCAGGTGCGGCGATGAGCGAGAATGAGAAGATAGAGATCGCACTCCAACTCGCAAAAATGAATGTGGATGTGATCGAAGCAGGTTTCCCGGTTTCTTCTCCCGTCCAATTCCAAGCTGTCCAAAGAATTTCCAGAGAGATCGAAGGTCCAATCATAGCGGCACTCGCAAGAGCTGTCCGTCCTGATCTAGAAGCCGCTGCCAAAGCGATCATTCCCGCTAAAAAAAGAAGAATTCATACTTTTATCGCTTCTTCTCCCATTCATATGAAATTCAAATTAGGAAAGGATGCTTCCGAGGTTTTGAAAATGGCCGTAGAGGCTGTCAAAATCTGCAGAGATCATGTGGATGATGTGGAATTTTCTCCGGAGGATGCCACTCGCTCCGAGCCTGAGTTCCTAAGAGAACTTTGTGAAGCTGTGATAGAAGCTGGTGCGACCACAATCAATATCCCGGACACTGTAGGATATACAACACCGTACGAGTACGGAGAATTATTCAAATTTTTGATCCAAAATGTGAAAGGAAGTGAGAAGGCGATCTTCTCCGCACATTGCCATAATGATCTAGGACTTGCTACTTCCAATAGTTTGGCTGCGATCCAAAACGGAGCAAGACAAGTAGAATGTACTGTAAACGGTATCGGAGAAAGAGCCGGAAATACCGCCATGGAAGAAGTAGTCATGGCACTTCGTACACGTAAGGATAAATTCGGAATACAAACCAGGATCCAAACAGAAGAGATCGCAAAAGCTTCTTACCTGGTGAAAACGATCACCGGAATGGTAGTCCAACCGAATAAAGCGGTTGTGGGCGCAAATGCATTCGCTCATGAGTCAGGAATCCACCAAGACGGTGTTTTGAAAAATAGAGAAACCTATGAGATCATGACTCCTGAAAGTGTTGGGATCCAATCCAACCGTATGGTACTCGGAAGACATAGCGGAAGAGCCGGTTTCAAAGATAGGATCGTTCGTTTAGGATTTAGCCCTCACCCGGAAGAATTAGAAGCAGCCTACCAAAGATTTTTAGAAATTGCAGATCGTAAAAAGGAAATTTTTGACGAGGATATCCGCGCATTATTTGCTGATGAGTCCAGAAAATCTTCCAATGATAAATACGTATTAGAAAGTTTTCATGTAACTACCGGAACTAAGAGTACTCCTACTGCAAGTATCCGACTTTCCATCGAAGGAAATCACAAGGAAGAATCCGCTACGGGCGATGGTCCTGTAGATTCTATCTTTAAGGCAATCCAGAAAGCTACTATCTCCGATGTGGAACTCATTAAGCTCGTGATCTCTCCAGTAACAGAAGGACAAGACGCTTTGGCAGAAGCTTCCGTTACTTTAGAAAAACATGGAGAAAGAGTTGTAGGAAAAGCAAGCTCCACTGATATTATTGAGGCTTGTTCTCAAGCATATATCTCCGCATTAAATCGTTTTTCTATAAATTGA
- a CDS encoding FAD-dependent oxidoreductase, translated as MSSLDISPIFRPISIGAETIPNRIIMGSMHLGLEGMPHTADRMAAFYGRRFEGGVGLITTGGISVNAEGKGSNIFFDFQKEEDCVELEKVASVLKPMGIFCAQLFHAGRYAYHRELVGPSALRAPINRFIPKELSTEDAWRTIRDFGSSALRAKQVGFRAVEVMASEGYLVNQFFSEVTNKRSDEFGGSPENRRRFAIETMKEVRKQVGPGFPVIVRMSGIDLIPGNPSFEEVIALATELKEAGADALNIGIGWHESRIPTISQLVPRGAWAKIAGKVKNAVPGIPIIASNRINMPETIIQVLNAGEADIVSMARPFLADADIVNKIKENQTERVNTCVACNQACLDHTFKEEMVSCLVNPSANRELEWKSLPQAKRQRVVVVGSGPGGMESARVAALRGHEVILLEASEKLGGQLNLAAAIPGKFEFFETIRYFKNELPRLKVDIRLNTKADLKLLDDLKPDAVIFATGVLPRNLNLPGLDKKPHASYVEFLNGTFKAGSKVAIIGGGGIGVDVAHKLTEEKDPDIPTYFEKYNVNSYTQAAIKPETAHRKVSILRRNGKVGAGLGATTSWALLQELQSKGVDFLSSLTYKEVNDKGLVIETKKEGAKTLECDSIILCAGQTSDASLYEIFSKERSSIPSYLIGGAKDASGIDAKRAMLEGYLAATGIGTEQN; from the coding sequence ATGTCTTCTTTAGATATTTCCCCAATCTTTCGCCCGATATCCATCGGAGCCGAAACTATTCCAAATCGTATTATCATGGGATCCATGCACTTGGGTTTGGAGGGAATGCCCCATACCGCAGATAGAATGGCAGCATTTTATGGCAGAAGGTTCGAAGGAGGTGTTGGACTGATCACCACCGGAGGAATTTCGGTGAATGCGGAAGGAAAAGGTTCTAATATATTTTTTGATTTCCAGAAGGAAGAAGACTGCGTAGAGCTTGAAAAAGTCGCCTCCGTTCTTAAACCAATGGGGATTTTCTGTGCTCAATTATTCCATGCAGGAAGATACGCTTATCACAGAGAACTTGTAGGACCTTCTGCGCTACGCGCACCTATCAATCGATTCATACCAAAAGAGCTTTCAACAGAAGATGCTTGGAGAACCATCCGTGATTTCGGATCTTCCGCATTACGTGCAAAACAAGTAGGCTTCAGAGCGGTAGAAGTTATGGCTTCCGAAGGATATTTGGTAAACCAATTCTTCTCCGAAGTAACAAACAAAAGATCAGACGAATTCGGTGGTTCTCCTGAAAACCGCAGACGATTTGCGATCGAAACAATGAAAGAAGTGCGCAAACAAGTTGGCCCTGGCTTTCCCGTTATCGTTAGAATGTCCGGAATAGATTTGATCCCAGGCAACCCAAGCTTCGAAGAAGTGATCGCACTTGCAACAGAACTAAAGGAAGCGGGAGCGGATGCACTTAATATCGGGATCGGTTGGCATGAATCTCGTATTCCTACCATCTCTCAGTTAGTTCCAAGAGGTGCTTGGGCAAAAATCGCAGGGAAAGTAAAAAACGCAGTTCCAGGAATTCCAATCATCGCTTCCAACAGGATCAATATGCCGGAAACAATCATCCAAGTATTGAATGCCGGAGAAGCTGATATAGTGAGTATGGCAAGGCCATTTTTAGCGGATGCTGATATAGTAAATAAAATCAAAGAAAACCAAACGGAAAGGGTGAATACTTGCGTGGCTTGTAACCAAGCTTGTTTGGATCATACTTTCAAAGAAGAAATGGTTTCTTGTTTAGTAAATCCTTCTGCGAACAGAGAGTTGGAATGGAAATCTCTTCCACAAGCAAAAAGACAAAGAGTGGTAGTAGTCGGTTCCGGTCCTGGAGGAATGGAATCCGCAAGAGTTGCCGCTTTACGTGGACATGAAGTCATTCTTCTAGAAGCTTCTGAAAAATTAGGAGGCCAATTGAATCTGGCAGCTGCTATCCCAGGTAAATTCGAATTTTTTGAAACAATCCGTTATTTCAAAAACGAACTTCCTCGTTTAAAAGTGGATATACGTCTGAACACAAAAGCAGATCTAAAATTGTTAGATGATCTTAAACCGGACGCAGTAATTTTTGCGACAGGCGTTCTTCCTAGAAACTTAAATCTTCCTGGTCTGGACAAAAAACCTCATGCAAGTTATGTAGAGTTCCTGAATGGGACCTTCAAAGCAGGATCCAAGGTAGCCATTATCGGTGGTGGGGGAATCGGTGTAGACGTGGCTCATAAACTCACCGAAGAAAAGGACCCGGATATTCCTACTTATTTTGAGAAGTATAATGTGAACTCTTATACTCAAGCTGCAATCAAACCGGAAACGGCTCATAGGAAAGTTTCTATCTTAAGAAGGAATGGAAAAGTGGGAGCGGGCCTTGGAGCTACTACCTCTTGGGCACTTTTACAAGAATTACAATCCAAAGGTGTGGATTTTCTTTCTTCACTTACTTATAAAGAAGTGAATGATAAAGGACTCGTAATCGAGACCAAAAAAGAAGGAGCAAAAACTTTGGAATGCGATTCTATCATTCTTTGCGCCGGACAAACAAGCGATGCTTCTTTATATGAAATTTTCAGCAAGGAAAGAAGTTCTATCCCTTCTTATCTGATCGGTGGAGCAAAAGATGCTTCCGGAATAGATG